One window of the Cryptomeria japonica chromosome 7, Sugi_1.0, whole genome shotgun sequence genome contains the following:
- the LOC131053497 gene encoding AAA-ATPase At3g28610-like translates to MRYDVYDLELTQVNDNTELRALLTQTKEKYVVIIEDIDCSISLADRASNNPPGNQEEQNRSGITLSGLLNLTDGLWSCCGEQRIIVFTTNHKEMLDPALLRSARMDMHIFLSFCTFEAFKSLAFNYLQVEDHPLFSTVEEKMNAGAEMTCAEIIEVLMNKVEEPSEALNDVSCALDAKIREKEEMSPVPPTS, encoded by the coding sequence ATGAGATATGATGTTTATGATCTGGAGCTCACGCAAGTGAATGACAACACCGAGCTCCGCGCACTTCTCACCCAAACAAAAGAGAAATATGTGGTTATTATCGAGGACATTGACTGCTCGATCAGTTTGGCTGATAGGGCTTCGAATAATCCACCAGGCAATCAAGAAGAGCAGAACAGGAGCGGTATTACTTTGTCTGGTTTGCTTAATTTGACGGACGGGCTGTGGTCCTGCTGCGGCGAGCAGCGCATTATTGTGTTTACGACGAATCACAAGGAAATGCTTGATCCCGCGCTGCTAAGGAGTGCGCGGATGGACATGCACATTTTCCTCTCTTTCTGCACTTTCGAGGCATTTAAATCTCTCGCCTTTAACTACTTGCAGGTTGAGGACCATCCTTTGTTTTCAAcagtggaggagaagatgaatgcTGGAGCGGAAATGACTTGTGCAGAAATTATAGAGGTTTTAATGAATAAAGTGGAGGAGCCCTCTGAAGCGCTGAATGATGTAAGTTGTGCTCTTGATGCCAAGATTAGGGAAAAGGAAGAAATGTCTCCAGTTCCACCCACATCCTAG